In the genome of Bacteroidales bacterium, one region contains:
- a CDS encoding DUF2478 domain-containing protein: MNQNNNNLWLKAAVLGSLWAASEIVLGSFLHNLKIPFRSNILTAIGIVLLISASQQWREKGLMWRSGLVCAIMKSISPSAVIFGPMVAIFMEGLLMEAAIIVFRRTTIGFLIAGALAMTWNFIHFLINKFIFYGFQFFDLYQNSVQFIEHQYHISILNLSQLIMVLLSIYFISGLVVAWIGITIGKKSVKQRVPLKSISVDEVNRIKKTPTTLVFNYSLAWLLIDILGVAAIFIIIYLLDFKISVIAGILIFSVFLFRYPRNVKKIMNAFFMLSLLILILFSIGVVYANHPYRQSLFIGLQNGIEMSLRAIILVVGFAAIGTELKNPVISQWARRSMFHKAAQAIEIAFLTLPTILSSIPPLKIFIKKPALAIYEMISYLDYWFEEAELKYVAKKNVLIITGKEKVGKSTFLGKLVYELKARGLVIGGFVSPAVFEQNQHKGYNLLHLISQQEIPLSRTEPMAGAPKVGNYYFNPQSLEEGNRWLQIENIEQTDLVVIDEIGPWELRRQGWANNLTAIAKNYPNPIILVVRASIVDKVISHWGFQEVSVIDIETDQNPLQNALQVLDKWLR, translated from the coding sequence ATGAATCAAAATAACAACAACCTTTGGTTAAAGGCTGCTGTATTGGGTAGCTTATGGGCAGCCTCCGAAATTGTGCTTGGAAGTTTTTTGCATAACCTTAAAATTCCCTTTCGTAGCAATATTTTAACCGCAATAGGTATCGTTTTGCTTATTTCCGCTTCACAACAATGGCGAGAAAAAGGACTTATGTGGCGTTCGGGTCTTGTTTGTGCCATTATGAAATCCATTTCGCCCAGTGCTGTTATTTTTGGTCCTATGGTTGCCATTTTTATGGAAGGTCTATTGATGGAAGCGGCTATTATTGTTTTTAGACGAACAACTATCGGCTTTCTTATCGCTGGAGCTTTAGCTATGACATGGAATTTTATCCATTTTTTAATCAACAAATTCATTTTTTACGGATTTCAATTTTTCGATCTTTATCAAAATTCAGTACAATTCATAGAACATCAATATCATATATCTATATTAAACCTTAGTCAGCTTATCATGGTACTTTTGAGCATCTATTTTATATCGGGATTGGTAGTGGCTTGGATTGGGATAACGATTGGTAAAAAATCAGTAAAGCAAAGAGTGCCTTTAAAAAGTATTTCGGTAGATGAGGTTAACCGCATCAAAAAAACACCAACAACCTTAGTATTTAATTACTCGCTTGCGTGGCTTTTGATAGATATTTTGGGAGTGGCAGCTATTTTTATTATCATCTATTTGCTCGATTTTAAAATAAGCGTGATAGCAGGAATTCTAATTTTTTCTGTGTTTTTATTTCGTTATCCTCGCAACGTTAAAAAAATAATGAATGCGTTTTTTATGCTTTCGTTGTTGATTCTAATACTTTTTTCTATAGGAGTGGTTTACGCTAATCATCCATATCGTCAATCGCTGTTTATTGGTTTACAAAATGGGATAGAAATGAGTTTGCGAGCCATTATTTTAGTTGTTGGTTTTGCTGCCATTGGTACGGAGCTTAAAAATCCAGTTATATCGCAATGGGCTCGCCGTAGCATGTTTCATAAGGCAGCACAAGCTATAGAAATAGCTTTTCTTACGCTTCCAACCATTTTGAGCAGTATTCCGCCTTTAAAAATTTTTATCAAAAAACCTGCATTGGCTATTTATGAAATGATTTCGTACCTTGATTACTGGTTTGAAGAAGCCGAGCTAAAATACGTGGCTAAGAAAAATGTTTTAATTATTACGGGCAAAGAAAAAGTTGGAAAATCTACCTTTTTAGGAAAATTAGTTTATGAGTTAAAAGCTCGTGGTTTAGTGATAGGTGGCTTTGTATCGCCTGCTGTTTTTGAACAAAATCAGCACAAGGGTTATAATTTGCTTCATTTAATTAGTCAGCAAGAAATACCTCTATCGCGAACAGAGCCTATGGCAGGAGCTCCCAAAGTAGGAAATTATTATTTTAACCCACAGAGCTTAGAAGAAGGAAATCGTTGGTTACAAATCGAAAACATTGAACAGACCGATTTAGTCGTAATAGATGAAATTGGTCCCTGGGAGCTTCGTCGCCAAGGGTGGGCTAATAATCTCACTGCTATTGCGAAAAATTATCCTAATCCCATTATTCTGGTGGTGCGTGCATCAATTGTGGATAAAGTAATATCGCACTGGGGTTTTCAGGAGGTTTCGGTCATTGATATTGAGACCGATCAAAATCCATTGCAAAACGCTTTGCAGGTGTTAGATAAATGGTTGCGATAA